In Pseudothermotoga hypogea DSM 11164 = NBRC 106472, the following are encoded in one genomic region:
- the cysK gene encoding cysteine synthase A, producing MLNLVGNTPMVRLSTEPRVFVKIERNNPWGSVKDRPALFMIEAAEKKGLIKNGTVVEPTSGNTGIALAAIGALKSFRVILTMPENVSQERIKLLKSYGAEVILTLAERGMSGAVEKANEIVEELGAYMPNQFENPYNVLAHELTTAHEILSQMNYRIDVFVAGVGTGGTISGVGRVLKRIYTDKVKIVAVEPASSPVLSKGVSGKHRIQGIGAGFVPKILDLSVIDRIETVEDEEAFQTMKFLMKKEALPVGISSGANIAVAMRIARELPEDARVVTIAPDGFERYTSLVS from the coding sequence ATGCTGAACTTGGTCGGCAACACACCGATGGTGAGATTGTCCACAGAACCGAGAGTGTTCGTCAAGATCGAGCGGAACAACCCGTGGGGCAGCGTGAAAGATAGGCCCGCCTTGTTCATGATCGAGGCTGCGGAAAAGAAGGGACTCATAAAGAATGGAACCGTAGTCGAACCTACGAGTGGCAACACGGGTATAGCTTTGGCAGCCATAGGTGCATTGAAGAGTTTTCGAGTGATTTTGACGATGCCCGAGAATGTGAGTCAAGAGAGAATAAAGTTGTTGAAAAGTTACGGTGCTGAGGTCATCTTGACATTGGCAGAGCGTGGTATGAGTGGCGCCGTAGAAAAGGCGAACGAGATCGTAGAAGAGCTCGGAGCGTACATGCCCAACCAGTTTGAAAACCCTTACAACGTCCTTGCGCACGAACTCACCACTGCGCACGAGATACTCTCTCAGATGAATTACAGAATCGATGTCTTCGTAGCAGGCGTAGGAACGGGTGGAACGATCAGTGGAGTTGGAAGGGTTTTGAAGAGGATCTACACAGACAAAGTGAAGATCGTGGCGGTGGAACCTGCAAGCTCTCCCGTTCTCTCCAAAGGTGTCTCTGGCAAACATCGAATTCAAGGTATTGGAGCTGGATTCGTCCCCAAGATCTTGGATCTGTCCGTGATTGATAGAATAGAAACCGTCGAAGACGAAGAGGCCTTCCAGACGATGAAGTTTCTGATGAAAAAAGAGGCTCTACCAGTCGGCATTTCCAGTGGTGCAAACATTGCCGTCGCGATGAGGATCGCTCGAGAACTCCCAGAGGATGCACGCGTGGTGACGATCGCCCCGGATGGTTTCGAAAGGTACACGAGTCTGGTCTCATGA
- a CDS encoding FMN-binding protein, translating to MKKESAVYTILFMVVLSLVLSSVLGFVSSFTKERIEVNLTAIRAKAILEAVGMNVDEMDLREIEKTFREKIQIDEFDGRRVYLTSVDGRRIYAFEYTGSGLWGLILAVIALDESFERLAGISFVRHSETPGLGGRIDENWFKKQFSRKKLASSYPYLTFATNVAKPGNYDPEDPTVDAITGATGTSKAVERLVNEAIKQWKPILMDRYGR from the coding sequence ATGAAGAAAGAATCGGCCGTTTACACCATCTTGTTCATGGTCGTGCTTTCGTTGGTTCTGTCAAGTGTCCTTGGTTTTGTGAGTTCATTCACCAAAGAACGAATTGAAGTGAATCTCACCGCGATCCGTGCGAAAGCGATTTTGGAAGCCGTTGGAATGAATGTTGACGAAATGGACTTGAGAGAGATAGAGAAAACTTTCAGAGAGAAGATACAGATCGACGAATTCGACGGTAGAAGGGTCTACTTGACAAGCGTGGATGGGCGTCGCATTTATGCCTTCGAGTACACCGGAAGTGGCCTCTGGGGTCTAATTTTGGCAGTGATCGCGCTCGATGAATCTTTCGAGAGACTGGCTGGAATCTCCTTCGTGAGACATTCTGAAACGCCTGGACTCGGTGGAAGGATCGACGAGAATTGGTTCAAGAAACAGTTTTCCAGGAAGAAGTTGGCCTCCTCTTATCCTTATCTGACTTTCGCCACCAACGTCGCCAAACCTGGCAACTACGATCCAGAAGATCCAACGGTGGATGCCATCACCGGTGCAACGGGGACATCGAAGGCTGTTGAAAGACTGGTGAACGAGGCAATAAAGCAGTGGAAACCGATCTTGATGGATCGTTACGGAAGGTGA
- a CDS encoding radical SAM protein: MIEPSVKKRCVLCGFESELIGSSIRVCVKCLRDRPTEALRFVRNTRSRWRRSIDFPTSIPHDGKKCFLCINECEIPVGGMGYCGILRNEDGRLVPVTKSFKEAYLHWYLDPHPTNCVALPVCPEKDHRGFYNLAVFFAGCNLDCLFCQNIDHKYMLSGGQLRDGEKVSLETFVRIADQRRISCVCYFGGDPLPWSTFTLNASRKIKKRICWETNGLMNGSIARQMASISLETGGIIKIDWKAFDPNVYEALTGVNGVKAIERLKENVRLIHSMDERKDPPLLVVSSLIVPHYVDELEVGGIAAFLAEIDENIPYILLAFAPQHLMHDLPTTSKEQMKRVFESAKAKGLKRVFIENVWLLS; the protein is encoded by the coding sequence ATGATTGAACCTTCCGTGAAGAAACGCTGCGTGCTGTGCGGCTTTGAATCGGAACTCATCGGCTCATCGATTCGAGTCTGCGTCAAATGTTTGAGAGATAGACCCACAGAGGCCCTCAGATTCGTGAGAAACACACGAAGCAGATGGCGCCGGTCGATCGATTTTCCCACGTCAATTCCTCACGATGGCAAGAAATGTTTTCTCTGCATCAACGAATGCGAAATTCCTGTCGGTGGAATGGGTTACTGTGGTATCTTGCGCAACGAAGATGGAAGACTGGTCCCTGTGACGAAGAGTTTCAAAGAAGCTTACCTTCACTGGTATCTCGATCCGCACCCGACGAACTGTGTCGCATTGCCTGTGTGTCCCGAGAAGGATCACAGAGGATTCTACAATCTCGCCGTGTTCTTCGCTGGTTGCAATCTGGATTGTCTTTTCTGCCAGAACATAGACCACAAGTACATGCTCTCCGGGGGACAGTTGAGAGATGGAGAAAAAGTGTCTCTGGAAACATTCGTTCGAATCGCGGATCAAAGAAGGATCAGCTGTGTTTGTTATTTCGGCGGCGACCCTTTGCCTTGGTCAACTTTCACGTTGAACGCGTCGAGGAAGATCAAAAAGAGGATATGCTGGGAAACCAACGGCCTGATGAACGGATCCATTGCAAGACAAATGGCATCAATTAGTCTGGAAACGGGTGGAATCATCAAGATCGATTGGAAGGCCTTCGATCCCAACGTCTACGAAGCACTGACGGGTGTGAACGGGGTGAAGGCCATCGAACGACTGAAGGAAAATGTGAGACTGATCCACAGCATGGACGAAAGAAAAGATCCTCCTTTACTCGTAGTGAGCAGCCTGATCGTTCCACATTACGTCGACGAGTTGGAAGTCGGTGGTATCGCAGCCTTTCTCGCCGAGATCGACGAGAACATTCCTTACATTCTTCTTGCCTTCGCTCCCCAACATCTCATGCATGATCTTCCAACGACGAGCAAAGAACAGATGAAGAGAGTCTTCGAATCAGCCAAAGCAAAAGGTCTGAAAAGAGTTTTCATCGAAAACGTGTGGCTGTTGAGTTGA
- the cysE gene encoding serine O-acetyltransferase — MRELVSAIRQDVKAYLRLDPATKNVFQLIFFNASFHGLTLYRLSHLFYHWKIYPLAYLLHYIKRVLFSMDIHPAAEIEPGVVIDHGIGVVIGATASVKSGTVIYHGVTLGAKHICSGKRHPDVGRNVFIGAGAKILGSIRIGDNAVIGANAVVLQDVPENAVAVGIPARILRREIDAELGRQHTDGEIVHRTESVRQDRAEQPVGQRER; from the coding sequence GTGCGTGAACTTGTAAGTGCCATCAGGCAGGATGTGAAAGCGTATCTGCGCTTGGATCCAGCAACGAAAAACGTGTTTCAGCTGATCTTCTTCAACGCTTCCTTCCATGGTTTGACCCTCTACAGACTCTCCCACCTTTTCTATCACTGGAAAATCTATCCCTTGGCGTATTTGCTTCACTACATCAAACGCGTGCTGTTTTCGATGGATATCCACCCAGCCGCAGAGATCGAACCCGGCGTGGTCATAGACCACGGTATCGGTGTCGTAATCGGTGCGACGGCGAGTGTCAAGAGTGGCACCGTGATTTATCATGGTGTAACTCTTGGAGCGAAACACATCTGCTCTGGTAAGAGACATCCCGATGTTGGGCGGAACGTTTTCATCGGGGCTGGGGCAAAGATACTCGGTTCCATAAGAATTGGCGACAACGCCGTCATTGGTGCCAACGCTGTAGTCTTACAAGATGTTCCAGAGAACGCAGTAGCCGTTGGAATTCCAGCAAGAATCTTGAGGAGGGAGATCGATGCTGAACTTGGTCGGCAACACACCGATGGTGAGATTGTCCACAGAACCGAGAGTGTTCGTCAAGATCGAGCGGAACAACCCGTGGGGCAGCGTGAAAGATAG
- a CDS encoding 2-oxoacid:acceptor oxidoreductase subunit alpha, producing MNEVSVVISGAAGQGIQAVEHLLSNVVKDSDLYVFATKEYMSRVRGGNNSTTLRISCKPVYANIDRIDLLLVLNENAIERHRWRMTTSTIVLGEEKFVKDETNHVVVEFSKIAESFGNRIYANSVATGVLAGIMELNIDALKKNIEQYFVKKGNEVINANVSAALKGYELGRKLGLKLELKKCEEVRKKNLLNGSMAVALGAVAGGCNFVSSYPMSPSTAVFTELAKMSKTHGILVEQAEDEIAAANMVIAAWYAGARGLVTTSGGGFALMCEAISLAGMIETPIVVHLGQRPGPATGLPTRTEQADLNLVLYAGHGEFPRVIYAPGSIEEAYELTAKAFNVADKFQIPVFVLTDQYLLDSYYLVDDLPKMDIERHIVKTDANYRRYTVTEDGISPRGIPGYGEGLVRVDSDEHDEFGHITESSSVRKAMVEKRLRKMNKIIQEALPPKLSGPKDYEVLIVSWGSTYLIVEEALQSFLNHKIAHLHFSQVYPIHPSAKEYFEKAKRVIFIEQNATGQFANLVQQTFLIDTSERILKYDGYAYSVEQIAKAIRERLGV from the coding sequence TTGAACGAAGTAAGTGTCGTGATAAGTGGTGCGGCGGGACAGGGAATTCAAGCGGTTGAGCACTTGCTTTCTAATGTTGTGAAAGATTCCGATCTGTACGTGTTCGCGACCAAAGAATACATGTCTCGAGTTCGAGGGGGAAACAACTCCACCACGCTCAGGATCTCTTGTAAACCCGTGTACGCCAACATCGATCGCATTGATCTGCTCTTGGTTTTGAACGAGAACGCCATCGAGAGGCACAGATGGAGAATGACTACTTCAACGATCGTCCTCGGCGAAGAGAAGTTCGTCAAAGACGAAACCAACCACGTGGTCGTGGAATTTTCGAAAATCGCTGAAAGCTTTGGCAACAGAATTTACGCCAACTCCGTCGCTACGGGTGTGCTGGCTGGAATCATGGAATTGAACATCGATGCGCTCAAGAAAAACATCGAACAGTACTTTGTAAAAAAGGGAAACGAGGTGATCAATGCCAACGTATCTGCCGCGCTCAAAGGCTACGAGCTCGGAAGAAAGTTGGGCTTGAAACTGGAGCTCAAAAAGTGCGAAGAGGTCAGAAAAAAGAACCTTTTGAATGGATCAATGGCCGTCGCGCTCGGTGCCGTGGCGGGTGGTTGCAACTTCGTTTCTTCTTATCCAATGTCCCCATCCACGGCGGTCTTCACAGAACTTGCGAAAATGTCAAAGACTCACGGAATCCTCGTCGAACAAGCGGAGGACGAGATCGCCGCGGCGAACATGGTCATCGCCGCTTGGTACGCCGGTGCCAGAGGCTTGGTGACCACCTCTGGTGGAGGTTTTGCACTCATGTGTGAAGCAATCAGTCTTGCCGGAATGATTGAAACACCCATCGTCGTCCATTTGGGTCAAAGGCCTGGACCAGCCACGGGACTTCCGACCCGTACTGAACAGGCCGATTTGAACCTGGTCCTCTACGCAGGACACGGTGAGTTTCCGCGTGTGATCTACGCGCCTGGAAGCATAGAGGAAGCTTACGAACTCACAGCGAAAGCCTTCAACGTCGCAGACAAATTTCAGATTCCTGTGTTCGTTCTCACAGACCAATACTTGCTCGATTCTTATTATCTTGTCGACGATCTTCCAAAAATGGACATCGAAAGACACATCGTGAAGACCGACGCAAACTATCGAAGATACACAGTCACAGAAGACGGAATCTCACCGCGTGGCATTCCCGGTTACGGTGAGGGCCTGGTGAGAGTCGACAGCGACGAGCACGACGAGTTCGGCCACATAACAGAGAGTTCATCCGTCAGAAAGGCCATGGTCGAGAAACGACTCAGAAAGATGAACAAGATAATCCAAGAAGCACTCCCTCCGAAGCTCTCCGGTCCTAAGGACTACGAAGTTCTTATCGTGAGTTGGGGTTCAACTTATCTCATCGTCGAAGAAGCGCTCCAATCTTTCTTGAACCACAAGATCGCGCATCTACACTTTTCACAAGTCTATCCCATCCATCCTTCGGCGAAAGAATATTTTGAAAAAGCCAAGAGAGTCATCTTCATCGAACAGAACGCCACCGGTCAGTTCGCAAACCTTGTACAACAAACTTTTCTCATCGACACGTCAGAAAGGATTCTGAAATACGACGGATACGCTTACTCAGTCGAACAGATCGCAAAAGCGATCCGAGAAAGATTGGGGGTGTGA
- a CDS encoding GIY-YIG nuclease family protein: MLLKLDQKVSIKHWTLEAGIYVYVGSAMGDLSARVARHLRKNKRKHWHIDYLLEHAKVLSVVMLPSERRLEEEISSRLSKKFDGPEGFGSSDLKVKTNLYRLNDLNEFFKIIEEMVRTP, from the coding sequence TTGCTCCTGAAATTGGATCAGAAGGTCTCGATAAAACATTGGACCCTCGAAGCAGGAATTTATGTTTACGTTGGTTCGGCGATGGGCGATCTTTCAGCGAGAGTCGCGAGACATCTACGAAAAAACAAACGCAAGCATTGGCACATCGACTATCTGCTCGAGCATGCGAAGGTTTTGAGTGTGGTCATGTTACCATCCGAGCGAAGACTCGAAGAAGAGATATCCTCAAGGCTCTCTAAGAAGTTCGACGGTCCTGAGGGTTTCGGTTCGAGCGATCTGAAGGTGAAGACGAACCTTTACAGATTGAATGATCTAAATGAATTCTTCAAGATCATCGAAGAAATGGTTCGAACTCCGTGA
- a CDS encoding Crp/Fnr family transcriptional regulator: MAPSESYGRVDVVRKLSQCEIFMNADQSIVSRLVELGSVEFYGPKQIVRYRGDVCNEVLFLVDGETLGLFTNSEGHVLQIDHMLAPKLLASAVIFAQDARYPVDIETVKKSVFLSVDRGKFLDLLMSDRRFLENYLRYISNTFLFVTDRFYEIAMKNLVQKVCSYLFELSRRQNSLSVQLDMSKEEMAREFNVTRPALSRVFIELEKLGIIAMQGRKVEIKNLKYIEDYTSFG; encoded by the coding sequence ATGGCTCCGAGCGAATCGTACGGCAGGGTTGACGTCGTCAGGAAGCTCAGCCAGTGTGAGATATTCATGAACGCTGATCAGAGCATCGTCTCGAGATTGGTCGAGCTTGGCAGTGTTGAATTCTATGGACCGAAGCAAATCGTTAGGTATCGAGGCGATGTTTGCAACGAAGTGTTGTTCCTTGTAGATGGAGAAACCTTGGGACTTTTCACAAACAGCGAGGGCCACGTGTTGCAGATAGACCACATGCTCGCGCCGAAGCTTTTGGCCTCGGCAGTCATCTTCGCGCAAGATGCGCGCTATCCTGTGGACATTGAAACGGTCAAAAAGAGTGTTTTTCTGAGTGTCGATCGTGGAAAATTCCTCGATCTTTTGATGAGCGATCGAAGGTTTCTGGAAAACTATCTGAGATACATTTCAAACACGTTCTTGTTTGTAACTGACAGATTCTACGAGATTGCGATGAAGAATTTGGTTCAAAAGGTCTGTTCTTATCTATTTGAACTGAGTAGAAGGCAAAACAGTCTTTCGGTACAACTGGATATGAGCAAAGAAGAAATGGCAAGAGAGTTCAACGTGACAAGGCCCGCACTCTCGAGAGTGTTCATAGAACTTGAAAAACTTGGAATCATAGCGATGCAGGGAAGAAAGGTCGAGATAAAGAACCTCAAATACATAGAAGATTACACCTCATTCGGATGA
- a CDS encoding redoxin domain-containing protein — MVEFSLLTEEGQPFTFQDLLGDYWVIYFYPKAGTSGCTSEAQQFNELFEQFEGHIIGVSPDSTKSLSSFKEKHGLKFTLLSDSKKEFAQALGILKDGRLVRSTFIVDPWGRIRKEWINVKVDGHAQEVLEAYRKIKEEDFSINPSILQRRAFRGLRSDPIEDEKLLRLIEAAHLAPSCFNKQPWRFIVVRTKENLEKLHEALSSGNYWMKYAPALIIVHTKDEFDCQLSDDRNYALFDTGLAVGFLLVQATQMGLVAHPVAGYDPIKVKELFGLDGRIVTLIAVGKWGRFDQLNEKHLELEKSPRNRQELSHVVQLV, encoded by the coding sequence ATGGTCGAATTTTCACTTTTGACCGAAGAAGGTCAGCCATTCACCTTTCAAGATCTTCTTGGAGACTACTGGGTGATCTATTTCTATCCCAAGGCAGGAACTTCTGGGTGCACGTCGGAAGCTCAACAGTTCAACGAGTTGTTTGAGCAATTCGAAGGCCACATCATAGGCGTTTCACCCGATTCAACGAAATCTTTATCGTCGTTCAAAGAGAAGCATGGTCTCAAATTCACGCTACTCTCCGACTCGAAGAAAGAATTTGCACAAGCGCTTGGAATCTTGAAAGATGGAAGATTGGTTCGTTCAACGTTCATCGTCGATCCTTGGGGAAGGATCAGAAAGGAATGGATAAACGTCAAGGTGGATGGTCATGCTCAAGAGGTGCTCGAAGCCTACAGAAAGATCAAAGAAGAAGATTTTTCCATCAACCCTTCGATCCTTCAAAGAAGGGCCTTTCGTGGTTTGAGAAGCGATCCGATCGAGGATGAAAAACTTTTGAGACTGATCGAAGCTGCACACCTTGCACCTTCTTGTTTCAACAAGCAACCTTGGAGGTTCATCGTGGTCAGGACGAAGGAAAATCTTGAAAAACTCCACGAGGCACTGTCTTCGGGAAACTATTGGATGAAGTACGCACCCGCGCTCATCATCGTTCACACGAAAGACGAGTTCGATTGCCAACTGAGCGACGACAGAAACTACGCCCTGTTCGACACCGGCTTGGCGGTGGGATTTCTCTTGGTTCAAGCAACACAAATGGGACTGGTGGCACACCCCGTGGCAGGCTACGATCCAATCAAGGTGAAAGAACTCTTCGGCCTCGATGGACGCATCGTAACGCTCATCGCCGTGGGAAAGTGGGGAAGGTTCGATCAGTTGAACGAGAAGCACCTCGAGTTGGAAAAGAGTCCGAGGAACAGACAGGAACTTTCCCATGTGGTCCAGTTGGTCTGA
- a CDS encoding RnfABCDGE type electron transport complex subunit D yields MVKQPLMRRVVLSLLPILAFAVLNFGWKVLLNVLISNAVCFTTEWVFERYKKKKPTESIFVTGTILGLILPPSIPFWIIMVAGFFGTFFAKEVFGGFGRNVFNPAMVGRAFVFVSFPSFMTASWNLGVFPNGWRFWLSPQLMSGATPLRAAKLGMPVAVQDYFKIFWGDIPGSAGETAKWLIIIAAVYLVLTKTASFKIIVSTFGGAVLLAWFFQVLGVSPIGTLQSLISGGLLFATVFMATDPVSAPRTERAKWIYGLLIGSLTIILRTFSAFVESAMFAILIANMFAPLLDLLSQKKVVAK; encoded by the coding sequence ATGGTGAAACAACCGTTAATGCGTAGAGTTGTTCTTTCGCTCTTACCGATTTTGGCCTTTGCCGTTCTCAACTTTGGTTGGAAGGTTCTTCTCAACGTTTTGATTTCGAATGCGGTTTGCTTCACTACAGAATGGGTTTTTGAGAGGTACAAGAAGAAGAAACCGACCGAATCCATATTCGTGACTGGAACAATCTTGGGTTTGATACTACCACCATCGATACCTTTTTGGATCATAATGGTTGCAGGTTTCTTTGGAACCTTTTTCGCCAAAGAAGTTTTCGGAGGGTTTGGACGAAACGTGTTCAATCCTGCCATGGTTGGAAGAGCCTTCGTTTTTGTGAGTTTTCCAAGTTTCATGACTGCGAGTTGGAACCTGGGTGTCTTTCCAAACGGTTGGCGTTTCTGGCTTTCTCCTCAACTGATGAGTGGTGCGACGCCTTTGAGAGCAGCGAAATTGGGAATGCCGGTTGCGGTCCAAGATTACTTCAAGATCTTTTGGGGTGACATACCAGGCTCTGCAGGCGAGACCGCAAAATGGTTGATAATCATCGCCGCGGTTTATCTGGTTCTAACGAAAACTGCTTCTTTCAAGATAATAGTTTCGACCTTCGGTGGAGCAGTTCTTCTGGCTTGGTTTTTCCAAGTCCTTGGTGTCTCTCCAATCGGCACGCTTCAAAGTTTGATCTCGGGTGGTTTGCTCTTTGCAACCGTCTTCATGGCGACCGATCCTGTGAGTGCGCCAAGGACCGAGAGAGCCAAGTGGATCTACGGTTTGCTCATAGGTTCTTTGACGATAATCCTAAGAACGTTTTCCGCCTTCGTTGAAAGTGCCATGTTCGCCATTTTGATTGCGAACATGTTCGCACCGCTGTTGGATCTCTTGAGCCAGAAGAAGGTGGTGGCAAAATGA
- a CDS encoding anhydro-N-acetylmuramic acid kinase: MNLFTKLGDWQRLLDTFEKKQHVVLGLMSGTSADGLDIAQVRFSWGKQLSFELMNAVTVNYEPTFREKIIKAYDKNSSNVEYVTLLNYEIARKHAEMVKSFNFQCDFVAYHGQTVWHAPTQGATLQLGEADVLAVELQKPVVHSLRTKDVALSGEGAPISAYFDWAFLIGSDASTAVLNIGGIANVTAINDRGELIAFDTGPGNCLIDIVVRNFLNRDFDEGGALSREGRVNNGLLQRMLEHERAYVERRPPKTTGREVYNMSFLEEIGATKMLHPKDLLRTVVTFTAIMVKENLAVHLPHVKRLIVTGGGAYNQTLIEDLSRLGFEVRIPEKKLIDFREAMAIAFLGELFVKGLAPSKTVTGARRSCVMGKLALPW, translated from the coding sequence ATGAACCTTTTCACCAAGCTTGGAGATTGGCAAAGGTTGTTGGACACGTTCGAGAAGAAACAACACGTCGTCTTGGGCCTGATGTCCGGCACCTCCGCCGACGGTTTGGACATAGCCCAAGTGCGCTTTTCCTGGGGCAAACAACTGAGCTTTGAGCTCATGAACGCGGTCACGGTGAACTACGAACCTACGTTCAGAGAAAAGATCATCAAAGCGTACGATAAGAACTCTTCGAACGTTGAGTACGTAACGCTTCTCAACTACGAGATCGCAAGAAAACACGCCGAGATGGTGAAGTCATTCAACTTCCAGTGCGACTTCGTCGCCTACCACGGTCAAACGGTCTGGCACGCACCCACCCAGGGTGCAACGTTGCAACTTGGAGAAGCAGACGTGCTCGCCGTGGAGTTGCAAAAACCAGTGGTGCACAGTTTGCGTACGAAAGACGTCGCCCTCTCGGGCGAAGGTGCCCCCATCAGCGCTTACTTCGACTGGGCCTTTTTGATAGGTTCAGACGCTTCTACCGCCGTGCTGAACATCGGCGGTATAGCGAACGTCACAGCGATCAATGATCGTGGTGAGCTCATCGCCTTCGACACAGGCCCGGGCAACTGCCTGATAGACATCGTGGTGCGAAATTTCCTCAACAGGGATTTCGATGAGGGAGGTGCCCTCTCCAGAGAGGGAAGAGTGAACAACGGCTTACTCCAGAGAATGTTGGAACATGAAAGGGCGTACGTGGAAAGACGTCCCCCCAAGACAACGGGGAGGGAAGTCTACAACATGAGCTTTTTGGAAGAGATCGGTGCTACGAAAATGCTGCATCCCAAAGACCTTTTGAGAACGGTGGTGACCTTCACGGCCATCATGGTGAAGGAGAACTTGGCTGTGCATCTGCCACACGTGAAAAGGTTGATCGTCACAGGTGGTGGCGCTTACAACCAAACGCTCATCGAGGATCTGAGTCGACTGGGATTCGAAGTGAGAATCCCTGAAAAGAAACTGATAGACTTTCGCGAAGCGATGGCGATCGCCTTTCTTGGTGAGCTCTTCGTCAAAGGCTTAGCACCATCTAAAACCGTGACGGGAGCTCGAAGAAGTTGTGTCATGGGTAAGCTCGCCTTACCGTGGTGA
- a CDS encoding HAD family hydrolase has product MIKNIVFDLGRVLLEWEPYQYMLENFPKHVADEMNEKIFESRDFWLMDKGLMNEDQLWQRKMEELPHLKEYILHMKEAVPKLLRPIEKNTRLLPKLKEKGFRLYVLSNFSEKNFELVHKKFDFFKYFDGMVISSHVKLAKPEKEIFLELIKRYNLVPQESIFIDDKLENVKTAQELNFKVIHLTNGTDLEEELWGILRECDGSERIVRQG; this is encoded by the coding sequence GTGATCAAGAACATCGTCTTCGATCTCGGAAGGGTGCTCTTGGAATGGGAACCTTACCAATACATGCTCGAGAATTTTCCCAAACATGTTGCGGACGAGATGAACGAAAAGATCTTTGAAAGCAGAGATTTTTGGTTGATGGACAAAGGCTTGATGAACGAAGATCAGTTGTGGCAAAGGAAGATGGAGGAACTTCCACATCTTAAAGAATACATCTTGCACATGAAGGAAGCTGTACCGAAGCTCTTGCGACCGATAGAGAAGAACACAAGACTGCTGCCAAAGCTCAAAGAAAAGGGTTTCAGACTCTACGTGCTTTCCAATTTCAGTGAGAAGAATTTCGAGTTGGTGCACAAGAAATTCGACTTTTTCAAATACTTCGACGGCATGGTCATCTCTTCGCACGTGAAACTGGCCAAACCCGAAAAGGAAATCTTTCTCGAACTGATCAAGAGATACAATCTCGTACCACAGGAAAGCATTTTCATAGACGATAAGCTCGAGAACGTTAAAACAGCACAAGAACTCAATTTCAAGGTCATACACTTGACGAACGGCACGGATCTGGAGGAAGAACTCTGGGGGATCTTGAGAGAGTGTGATGGCTCCGAGCGAATCGTACGGCAGGGTTGA
- a CDS encoding thiamine pyrophosphate-dependent enzyme: protein MFRPEDYDIPNADIAWCPGCGNFGIIRALKMALAQLNLPPSKVVIVSGIGQAAKMPQYVKAHMFNGLHGRSLPAAVAIKMVNPQLVVIAESGDGCTYAEGGNHFIHTIRRNPDITNIVHNNQIYGLTKGQASPTTPRGQTTTLQIDGVYVDPFNPIAVAVALDASFVARTFVGYLDLTVEIFKQAIQHKGYALVDVFQPCVTFNKVNTYEWYKQNTYILPEDYDPTDRDRAFKIATDTKKYALGVIYKNPNKPIFEEQLVAYKVDETPIAYRGLKV from the coding sequence ATGTTCAGACCTGAAGATTACGACATTCCAAATGCAGACATCGCTTGGTGTCCAGGTTGTGGGAATTTTGGTATCATTCGCGCGCTGAAGATGGCACTCGCGCAACTAAATTTGCCTCCAAGCAAGGTTGTGATAGTTTCGGGTATAGGTCAAGCGGCGAAGATGCCACAGTACGTCAAAGCACACATGTTCAACGGTTTGCATGGAAGATCACTCCCAGCCGCCGTGGCCATAAAGATGGTGAATCCACAACTTGTCGTGATAGCAGAAAGCGGAGATGGATGCACTTACGCTGAAGGAGGAAACCATTTCATCCACACCATAAGGAGAAATCCAGACATAACCAACATCGTCCACAACAACCAGATATACGGTTTGACCAAGGGACAGGCTTCGCCCACAACACCGAGAGGTCAAACGACCACTCTCCAGATCGATGGCGTGTACGTCGATCCATTCAATCCGATAGCGGTCGCGGTGGCTTTGGACGCCTCTTTCGTCGCTCGCACCTTCGTAGGTTATCTCGATCTAACTGTGGAGATTTTCAAACAAGCGATTCAACACAAAGGCTATGCGCTGGTCGATGTTTTTCAACCGTGTGTCACCTTCAACAAGGTCAACACTTACGAATGGTACAAGCAAAACACCTACATTCTTCCAGAAGACTACGATCCAACCGATCGTGATCGAGCCTTCAAGATCGCTACGGACACCAAAAAATACGCACTCGGTGTGATCTACAAAAACCCGAACAAACCCATCTTCGAAGAACAACTTGTGGCTTACAAAGTGGACGAAACTCCAATCGCGTACAGGGGGTTGAAAGTGTGA